CGGGCCAACCTTTGCTGCCAGCCCAGGCACTTAATATCATAAACGGCACTGTTGGCACCACGGGCAAAAGTATACCTATTAAGCCCAGAACTAAACTGATAATGGCCAACAAGCGCCAACAAACTAACCGCAATATTCGCGTCATCGTTTCTGCTCCTTATCGCTAATTGAGCTAAGTTACCCGCATTCAGCAGCCCTTGTCGAGCCACCTATTACAGAAGTTTAAACTAAAAAGCATGCCAAAATTAACAAGCATGCTTTTATGCAATATTTCTCGTCTAGCTGACAGTTAGTTAAGCACTAATGTAATAACTGTAACTTAGCTAACTCGCTATATAGCGGGCTTTGTTCTATCAGCTGCTGATGCGTACCAATGGCAATAATGCAGCCTTTATCGAGTAGGATAATACGATCGGCATTCACTACAGTCGCTAGACGATGGGCGATAATTAAGCTGGTTTTGCCTTGCATTAAATGATCTAGCGCTTGCTGTACTTGCTGTTCGCTTAGCGCATCTAAAGCACTGGTAGCTTCATCCAGCAATAGCACTGGACGGTCGGCTAAAATAGCCCGGGCAATAGCAATTCGTTGGCGTTGGCCGCCGGATAATTTAACGCCACGCTCACCAAGTTGAGTTTGATAACCTTCGGTTAACTCTCGAACAAACCCATCTGCTCGCGCGGCAATACAGGCTTCTACCACTTGCTGCTCTGAGGCATCCGGCCTGCCATATCGAACGTTTTCTAGCACATTATCGGCAAACACAACCGCGTCTTGCGGTACTAAAGCAAATTGCTGGCGTAGTTGTTGTAATTCTAGCTGATTAATATCAACACCATCTAAGGTAATAGTGCCGATGCTGGGTTGATAAAAACGCTGTAACAATTGAAACAAGGTGGTTTTGCCAGCACCACTTGGGCCGACTAACGCTACCCGCTCACCCGGTTTAATGGTTAATTCTAACTGTTGTAACACTAACCTATCTTCAGCTTGCGGATAGGCAAAACTTAACTGCTGTAACGCAATAGCGCCTTGTATAGGTTGTGGTAATGGCTTGGCATTTAGTGGTGATTGAATATCCACCGGCATTTCAGCTAATTCTATTAAGCGCTCTGCCGCACCTGCTGCGCGCTGGATATCGCCGATGACTTCACTAATGGTTGCAGCACCACCAGCGACCATAACGGCGTAAAACATAAATGCCGTTAACTCACCAGCAGTCATTAGCCCAGCCATAACATCATGTGCGCCAGCCCAACTGACTAATACCATAGCGCCGATACTTAGCATCATCACTAAAGCTATCAGTAAAGCGCGATATAAGATTCGACCACTGGCTGCCGCCATCACTTGCTCAATCCGTTTCGCAAACAATTGTTTGTCGTAAGCTTCATGGGTATAGGATTGCACGGTATGAATTTCATGAATGCTTTCGTCAACGTAAGCACCAACGTCTGCTAATCTGTCTTGGCTAGCTCTAGCTAAAACCCGCACTTTTTTACCCAAGATAAAAATGGGCAATAACACCAGCGGCACCGCTATTAGCACTAACAAGGTCATTTTAATGCTAGTTAGCGCCATCATGATTAAGCCACCAATAATCGTCACACCCGAGCGCAACGCCATGGATAAACTAGAGCCGACGACACTTTGTAATAACGTTGTATCGGCCGTAAAACGGGAGATTATTTCGCCGGTGCGCATTTCACTATAAAACGCCGGCGATAACTTAAGCATATTGTCATACACAGTATTACGAATATTGGCACTCACCCGCTCGCCTAACCACGTCATTAAATAAAACCGAGCAAACGTTGCTAACGAAGCAATAAAACACAGCGCTAAAATAAAGCCAGTCACATAATTCAACTGGCTAGCGTTACCTTGGGCAAAACCTTGATCGACTAACATTTTAACGCCTTGACCCAGCGCTAGCCAACTTAGCGAGCCAACGGCTAAACAAATTAAAGCAGCGATAACTTTGAGCCAAAACGGGCGTAAAAAACTTAAAATCCAAGGCAAAACCTTGGTATTGGAACTGTGCATTGTATTATTCAGCCGTAGGTGCTTGATACCAAGAAGTCCAGCCGCGGGTTAATACAAACACGCTATAGCTACTAAACTCGGCAATTAATTTACTGTATAAATCGAAGTTGCTTAGATTTACTGTGAAAAAACAATTATAGCCACAATTTACAGGGCGAAAGGTTTGGCTAGAAGTAGTAACAACCTGACTAGGTAACTGGTGATAATCTATTAATTGCCGCACCCGCCAACCATGAAACTGGCTAGTGACAATGTAATCGGCATTTATACCATAACGTTGGGCTAAACTCGCAAATTCTTGATAAGTATTATCGCCACCATTAAAGCAATTAATCGCGATATTAACATTTTTTTGCATCAAGTAATCGACATATGGTTTGCAATAGCGAGTAGTAATAACCACTGATCCAGCTTGCTTGGGTAATAATTGCACTACCCGCTGCAAACGTGCTTTGGCGCAGGCTGGTAAAGCAGTTGCACTGCCGCCACAGCCTAACACCACTGCATTTACGCTACTGGCCGATGTAGCCACTGTTTGCGGCTTAAAATCGGGATACCAGCTGCGAACTTGATTAGCAACAAAGTTATTACCCACTAAGTAATAAAAACCAAATAAGCACCACAAGCCTTTTTTACGGTAATAAACACAACACACCAACAACGCAAATAAAAATAAATTTTGCGGATACAATAAAGGCTCAAGAATGTCTTTCACAAATTTTCCTTAGTTGCTGCTCACTGCTTGGTATTAGTAGCGCATTACATAGTGCCCAGGGTAACCATAATAACCCTGAGGTCATAACATGCCCGGCAACAGCAGAAACAGCCAATAACACTATCGTCAGCAAAAGCATAATACGACCCGATGCCAGTTGAATATGCTTAAGACTGTAAGTAATAAACACAGCAAAGGTAGCAATAAATACACTGACACCGGCTACACCATAAAATATAAATAAATCAAACCAGTCTAACTCGGCAAAATATTTTTTAAGTTGCAAGGCAACGCCGCCTTGCCCCACACCTAACCAGCTTTGCCAATCGGCATAATGCTGTTGCACGGTTATCCAAATTTGGCCGGCATAAAAATCGCGAGAGGATAATAATATTCCGCTTATACCGCGCTGCTGGTACACAAACTGCAGTTTATTGTACATGCCTAATGCCTGCAGAAGTGTCGCAAAATTCACTATAACCAGAATAAACAACAAGGCTAATAACAGCACAGCCGTCAGCAATATTGACCTTTTTTCGCGCCAAAATGTAGCCTGCATAAATAAAATCGGAATAATGCTTACCAACAATAAACAACCAAACAATCCGGTTTTTGTTAGTAATAACAACGCCATACCAATAGCTAGCACGCTAACAATTGCATAAGCCCAGCGTGATATCGGCCACGTTATACTGAGTAAAGCAGCGGTTAATACTAGTAATAATGCCGATAATTCATTGGTGGAATAAAAATAACCTTTAATGCCTAAAAATGACTGCTGTACATTATCCAGTGGCTGATAGGCGCTATAGCCTAAACCGCTAATACCCAACAGCATGTTTATCAGTAATACCGCAGCACTAAGTGCAAAGGTAAAATAGAATAAGCGTTGGGCTGCAATGGGCTGGTGTTTACGTAGGCTTAAAAAATAATAAAAACCCAGTAATGGGCTGAGAATTT
The sequence above is drawn from the Rheinheimera salexigens genome and encodes:
- a CDS encoding ABC transporter transmembrane domain-containing protein, which gives rise to MHSSNTKVLPWILSFLRPFWLKVIAALICLAVGSLSWLALGQGVKMLVDQGFAQGNASQLNYVTGFILALCFIASLATFARFYLMTWLGERVSANIRNTVYDNMLKLSPAFYSEMRTGEIISRFTADTTLLQSVVGSSLSMALRSGVTIIGGLIMMALTSIKMTLLVLIAVPLVLLPIFILGKKVRVLARASQDRLADVGAYVDESIHEIHTVQSYTHEAYDKQLFAKRIEQVMAAASGRILYRALLIALVMMLSIGAMVLVSWAGAHDVMAGLMTAGELTAFMFYAVMVAGGAATISEVIGDIQRAAGAAERLIELAEMPVDIQSPLNAKPLPQPIQGAIALQQLSFAYPQAEDRLVLQQLELTIKPGERVALVGPSGAGKTTLFQLLQRFYQPSIGTITLDGVDINQLELQQLRQQFALVPQDAVVFADNVLENVRYGRPDASEQQVVEACIAARADGFVRELTEGYQTQLGERGVKLSGGQRQRIAIARAILADRPVLLLDEATSALDALSEQQVQQALDHLMQGKTSLIIAHRLATVVNADRIILLDKGCIIAIGTHQQLIEQSPLYSELAKLQLLH
- a CDS encoding YdcF family protein, with protein sequence MKDILEPLLYPQNLFLFALLVCCVYYRKKGLWCLFGFYYLVGNNFVANQVRSWYPDFKPQTVATSASSVNAVVLGCGGSATALPACAKARLQRVVQLLPKQAGSVVITTRYCKPYVDYLMQKNVNIAINCFNGGDNTYQEFASLAQRYGINADYIVTSQFHGWRVRQLIDYHQLPSQVVTTSSQTFRPVNCGYNCFFTVNLSNFDLYSKLIAEFSSYSVFVLTRGWTSWYQAPTAE
- a CDS encoding O-antigen ligase family protein, with product MTKNKDVSWLNTSWPDRYADGFLCWLIPWFLLVDSVNGALLQSSGTSYGLAVGYKALILALMLLSLSQSQPKAVLLWAGAALLLLVGPALSSWQQSTNWLIADVQLVLKILSPLLGFYYFLSLRKHQPIAAQRLFYFTFALSAAVLLINMLLGISGLGYSAYQPLDNVQQSFLGIKGYFYSTNELSALLLVLTAALLSITWPISRWAYAIVSVLAIGMALLLLTKTGLFGCLLLVSIIPILFMQATFWREKRSILLTAVLLLALLFILVIVNFATLLQALGMYNKLQFVYQQRGISGILLSSRDFYAGQIWITVQQHYADWQSWLGVGQGGVALQLKKYFAELDWFDLFIFYGVAGVSVFIATFAVFITYSLKHIQLASGRIMLLLTIVLLAVSAVAGHVMTSGLLWLPWALCNALLIPSSEQQLRKICERHS